In one Lolium rigidum isolate FL_2022 chromosome 3, APGP_CSIRO_Lrig_0.1, whole genome shotgun sequence genomic region, the following are encoded:
- the LOC124697298 gene encoding FIP1[V]-like protein gives MDDDDEFGDLYTDIVIPASEPSKPPPAETLPRAAPAPNPNSAPAPASTAAAADEDEDDDWLLGGSDPVAGVDPTGGWVDDDDDDVRAPPPKREVDAKPPPAAEEPDPLMGLGEDDPGAAIPGLSTPAAAAAGAPGSEYSDSDSEDDLKIVLNETDGRRRLGDDEGDDEDGLDLIIADGPGMEEQEWAEDGAAAGPDGERKEGGEPGGKAMPMPGVRMGYGGGGPGFNPQHHSMFKYVRPGATSVGGALSAPGQFRPPGPPGPFSGRGRADWRPGGGRGMNKGFHSGYGMPPWGGSGRGFGGGLDFTLPPHKAIYEIDIDTAFEEKPWKYPGADIVDYFNFGIDEEKWKDYCKQIDQLKVESTMQSRIRVYESGRSDQDYDPDLPPELAAAATGHHDISADNRNKVDNGHTDFSAQARAVASIRPAAVTGRPIQVETSFVERFPSADTRLPRMRESDSVIEIVCEPPPDDPVVADSSVDQSEKDSEGGNKKSNGFEESGVYTSEKTNNSPYNSNLGKKAERSRRLPVSSEGDMLAPDVHGRSPSNYKIRGSPRGVRSKGRSVGVNASREPESSNEVAHQTSSKRRRDTQRENNPVDGSETKDGSEGSPTVADEMTDKLSTEDQFADDDRLALVDSAEVDGDDAISEPHSDDAINEGDNVDHSSKKRKLIPRAEQPAGLNSSDQDELKTLNGENSRGVRSGSSKDHLKRLESGEEVLQDRRSRRVNDVRRHHDGEERDSRRKDVYTRGVKPDVERTQLASRGREDIHHPHVNRDRDMRGKSYDRVRETEVLQRREDIVQNRRGKEEDLRPDYNAEVGARHRNKARPIDRNDRDEDPHSRKLLDAGDLRGSRQRERADMVLNRRESLDDSHIKRKKDEENIRRMKPENEDTVHGSRGRDDPNKRKRERDDGIDQKRRDDSVRTREKADDRAKNKEDNWRQREKEDRQRPKHESTLVLQKEEGRGTGRGGRVIDDKLVSGGRKKDESRSALLSKETQERSKQNEPGRRGQGAEVNNTQNKGRSDVRPRDDNPNSSERNSRQDKLNKTHDNNRLSSSSDPRQASKDKHRESTRKGRGSEPNEQDLHRSSKRRREDHESHRSGKVETKGVREQENGRDHATSSKTSKNPQRHDSLVKQGEEEAMSDDENNEDSRRGRSKLERWTSHKEIDYSNIANEATPIFPPIKADAQSPTADASGKSDVPATVGNSDLKSSGDNGPASEKTAEERERHLDTVERLKRRSERFKLPMPGEKEAPQSKKVDTEVQAPQNNESPTADAEVKPERPARKRRWTGS, from the exons atggacgacgacgacgagttcggcgACCTCTACACGGACATCGTCATCCCGGCGTCCGAGCCCTCCAAGCCGCCGCCCGCCGAAACCCTACCCCGCGCCGCCCCGGCGCCAAACCCTAATTCCGCGCCAGCTCCCGCCTcgaccgccgccgcggccgacgaggacgaggacgacgactggCTTCTAGGAGGGAGCGACCCCGTCGCCGGGGTCGACCCGACCGGCGGctgggtcgacgacgacgacgacgatgtccGCGCCCCCCCGCCGAAGCGCGAGGTCGATGCGAAGCCGCCccccgccgcggaggagcccgatCCGCTCATGGGGCTGGGCGAGGACGACCCCGGGGCGGCCATCCCGGGCCTCTCGACtcccgcggccgcggccgccggcgcgcccgggagcGAGTACTCGGACAGcgacagcgaggacgacctcAAGATCGTGCTCAACGAGACGGACGGGCGCCGCCGGCTCGGGGACGACGAGGGCGACGACGAGGACGGGCTGGACCTCATCATCGCCGATGGCCCCGGCATGGAGGAGCAGGAGTGGGCGGAGGACGGCGCGGCGGCCGGGCCCGACGGGGAGAGGAAAGAGGGCGGCGAGCCTGGCGGCAAGGCCATGCCCATGCCCGGTGTCAGGATGGGgtacggtggcggcggcccggGGTTCAACCCGCAGCACCATTCCATGTTCAAG TATGTACGACCTGGTGCTACATCTGTCGGTGGGGCTCTTAGTGCTCCTGGCCAGTTCCGTCCACCTGGACCTCCTGGCCCCTTTTCTGGCCGAGGAAGAGCTGACTGGCGTCCTGGTGGCGGTAGGGGCATGAATAAAGGCTTTCATTCAGGCTACGGAATGCCTCCATGGGGTGGTTCAGGTCGTGGTTTTGGTGGCGGGCTTGATTTCACACTTCCCCCTCACAA GGCAATATATGAGATTGACATTGACACTGCATTTGAGGAGAAACCATGGAAATACCCTGGTGCTGACATTGTAGACTACTTTAACTTTGGGATTGATGAAGAGAAGTGGAAAGACTACTGCAAGCAAATT GATCAACTAAAAGTGGAGTCCACAATGCAATCTAGAATACGGGTTTACGAGAGTGGGCGCTCAGACCAG GACTATGATCCAGATCTGCCACCAGAGCTAGCTGCTGCTGCGACTGGCCATCACGATATTTCTGCTGATAATCGCAATAAGGTAGATAATGGGCACACAGATTTCAGTGCCCAAGCAAGAGCTGTTGCAAGCATCCGACCAGCAGCG GTGACAGGCAGACCTATCCAAGTAGAAACTAGCTTTGTAGAACGCTTTCCGTCTGCTGATACACGTTTGCCTCGAATGCGTGAATCAGATTCTGTTATAGAG ATCGTGTGCGAGCCTCCGCCGGATGATCCTGTAGTTGCTGATAGTTCAGTGGATCAGTCTGAGAAGGATTCTGAAGGAGGTAATAAAAAAAGCAACGGTTTTGAGGAGAGTGGGGTCTATACATCAGAGAAGACCAATAACTCTCCTTATAATTCCAATTTGGGTAAAAAGGCAGAACGCAGCAGAAGGTTGCCTGTCTCGTCTGAAGGTGATATGCTTGCCCCAGATGTCCACGGCCGTTCCCCGTCCAACTATAAAATAAGGGGTTCTCCTCGTGGAGTAAG GTCGAAAGGACGCTCTGTTGGTGTAAACGCTAGCCGAGAACCTGAAAGCTCCAATGAAGTAGCTCACCAAACATCTTCAAAGAGACGCCGTGATACCCAGAGAGAGAACAACCCTGTTGATGGATCAGAAACTAAGGATGGCTCAGAAGGGTCACCTACAGTTGCTGATGAAATGACAGACAAGCTGAGCACAGAAGATCAGTTTGCTGATGATGATAGGCTTGCTTTGGTTGATAGTGCTGAAGTGGATGGTGATGATGCTATCTCAGAACCTCACAGTGATGATGCTATAAACGAGGGCGATAACGTGGACCATTCTAGTAAAAAACGGAAGCTAATTCCTAGGGCTGAGCAGCCTGCTGGACTCAATAGTAGTGATCAGGATGAATTGAAGACACTGAATGGTGAAAATAGTAGAGGAGTGAGGTCTGGTAGCAGCAAAGATCATCTCAAACGTCTTGAATCTGGTGAAGAAGTTCTGCAAGATAGGCGATCCAGGCGAGTAAATGATGTgagaaggcatcatgatggagaaGAACGTGATTCCCGTCGAAAGGATGTGTACACTCGAGGTGTCAAACCTGATGTAGAAAGGACACAATTGGCCTCTAGAGGTAGGGAGGATATCCACCACCCTCATGTGAACAGAGATCGGGACATGCGTGGTAAAAGTTATGATCGGGTAAGAGAGACAGAAGTTCTGCAGAGGAGAGAAGACATCGTGCAGAACAGAAGAGGTAAAGAAGAAGATTTGAGACCCGACTACAATGCTGAAGTTGGTGCAAGGCATAGAAATAAGGCGAGACCTATTGATAGGAACGACAGGGATGAAGATCCTCATTCAAGGAAATTGTTGGATGCTGGTGACTTGAGGGGTTCTAGACAAAGAGAGCGTGCTGATATGGTTTTGAATCGGCGTGAAAGCTTAGATGATTCTCATATCAAGAGAAAGAAGGATGAAGAGAATATAAGGAGAATGAAACCTGAGAATGAAGATACAGTGCACGGTTCTAGAGGAAGGGATGATCCGAACAAACGGAAGAGAGAACGGGATGATGGAATTGATCAGAAAAGAAGAGACGATAGTGTTAGGACGCGGGAAAAGGCTGATGATCGTGCCAAGAACAAAGAGGACAACTGGCGACAGAGAGAAAAGGAGGACAGACAGAGGCCTAAGCATGAAAGTACACTGGTCCTTCAGAAAGAAGAAGGGAGAGGAACTGGTCGAGGTGGACGGGTTATAGATGACAAACTTGTCAGTGGTGGTAGGAAGAAGGATGAATCAAGATCTGCATTATTGAGCAAAGAAACCCAAGAGCGCAGCAAACAAAACGAACCCGGGAGGAGAGGTCAAGGTGCAGAAGTAAACAACACTCAGAATAAAGGCCGCTCAGATGTCCGTCCACGTGATGACAATCCAAATAGCAGTGAAAGGAACTCCAGGCAAGACAAACTTAATAAGACCCATGACAATAATCGGCTATCTAGCAGTTCTGATCCTCGCCAAGCTAGTAAGGATAAGCACAGGGAGAGCACAAGAAAGGGCAGAGGTTCTGAGCCTAATGAGCAAGATCTTCACAGATCTAGCAAGAGAAGACGTGAAGACCATGAAAGCCATCGTAGTGGGAAG GTTGAGACGAAAGGAGTGAGGGAGCAAGAAAATGGTAGGGATCATGCAACATCATCAAAGACGAGCAAGAATCCTCAACGACATGATTCACTTGTGAAACAAGGGGAAGAAGAAGCCATGTCAGATGATGAGAACAACGAGGATTCAAGAAGGGGTCGGTCTAAGTTGGAGCGATGGACAAGCCACAAAGAGATAGATTACAGTAATATTGCCAATGAGGCTACACCTATATTTCCTCCAATCAAAGCTGATGCTCAATCCCCCACTGCTGATGCGTCAGGTAAATCTGATGTTCCTGCTACAgttggcaactcagacctcaagaGCAGTGGTGATAATGGACCAGCATCTGAGAAGACAGCTGAGGAGCGTGAACGCCATCTAGACACGGTTGAGAGGCTAAAGAGAAGAAGTGAACGATTCAAGCTTCCCATGCCTGGCGAGAAGGAGGCACCCCAAAGCAAAAAGGTGGATACTGAAGTGCAGGCTCCCCAGAATAATGAATCTCCTACTGCAGATGCTGAAGTGAAGCCAGAGCGACCAGCTCGCAAGAGGAGGTGGACTGGGAGTTGA
- the LOC124697299 gene encoding 60S ribosomal protein L6, mitochondrial-like: protein MEARFFRFLKLVGVGFKARTEREGRELFLKVGFSHEVQFTAPPAVRVYCFKPNLICCIGIDKQRVHSFAGAVRTSKPPEVYKGKGILYIEEVIKIKPGKRDRQKRGK from the coding sequence ATGGAGGCCAGGTTTTTCAGGTTTCTGAAGCTCGTCGGAGTCGGCTTCAAAGCGAGAACGGAGCGCGAAGGACGCGAGTTGTTTCTGAAGGTAGGCTTCAGCCATGAAGTGCAGTTCACCGCCCCGCCCGCCGTCCGCGTCTATTGCTTCAAACCCAACCTAATCTGCTGCATTGGCATCGACAAGCAAAGGGTACACAGCTTCGCTGGTGCCGTCCGAACCAGCAAGCCTCCGGAGGTGTACAAGGGAAAGGGCATACTATACATCGAGGAGGTTATAAAGATTAAGCCGGGGAAGAGGGACAGGCAGAAGAGGGGGAAATAA
- the LOC124697300 gene encoding 60S ribosomal protein L6, mitochondrial-like, whose translation MEAKFFRFLKVVGSGYKARTECEGRELFLKIGFSHEVQFTAPPAVRVFCFKPNLICCAGIDKHRVHHFAGAIRTIKPPDIYKGKGVLYINEVTKKQWRHRR comes from the coding sequence ATGGAGGCCAAGTTTTTCCGGTTTCTGAAGGTTGTTGGATCCGGCTATAAAGCGAGAACAGAGTGCGAAGGCCGCGAGTTGTTTCTGAAGATAGGCTTCAGCCATGAGGTGCAGTTCACCGCTCCACCCGCCGTCCGCGTCTTCTGCTTCAAACCCAACCTAATATGCTGCGCTGGTATCGACAAGCACAGAGTACACCATTTCGCCGGAGCTATTCGAACCATCAAGCCTCCGGATATATACAAGGGGAAGGGCGTATTGTACATCAACGAGGTTACAAAGAAGCAGTGGCGGCACCGGCGCTAG
- the LOC124700408 gene encoding 60S ribosomal protein L6, mitochondrial-like produces MEAKFFRFLKLVGVGFKARTEREGRELFLKLGYSHEVQFTAPPAVRVFCFKPNIICCTGIDKHRVHHFAGAVRSSKPPEVYKGKGILYIDEVIKLKPGKKTKK; encoded by the coding sequence ATGGAGGCCAAGTTTTTCCGGTTTCTGAAGCTTGTTGGAGTCGGCTTTAAAGCAAGAACAGAGCGCGAAGGACGCGAGCTGTTTCTGAAACTAGGCTACAGCCACGAGGTGCAGTTCACCGCCCCACCCGCTGTCCGCGTCTTCTGCTTCAAACCCAACATAATATGCTGCACTGGCATCGACAAGCATCGAGTACACCATTTCGCTGGAGCGGTTCGAAGCAGCAAACCTCCAGAAGTGTACAAGGGGAAGGGCATATTGTACATCGACGAGGTTATAAAGCTTAAGCCTGGGAAGAAGACAAAGAAGTAA